The following is a genomic window from Clostridium sp..
AGGAGTTTATAAAAGCAGATATACGTGGATAAATGATATGAGCAAGGAAGAAATCAAGATACTAATGAAGGAACTCAAGGACAATATAGATTATTTGACTATTACAGGATCATTGAACGAAGAACTCAAGGATCCATTATATTAGAGAGGAGGCATAAATATGTCTTGCAGTGTAAAACAAAAAGAACGTGAAGGTATTATAAACCCTATATTTACGTGCCAGCCTGCCGGTGCACAGTATGCCAGCATAGGCATAAAAGATTGTATTGGACTGGTTCATGGAGGGCAAGGATGTTGTATGTTTGTAAGGTTGATATTTTCACAACATTTCAAGGAGAGCTTTGAACTTGCATCCTCGTCATTGCATGAAGATGCAGCCATATTTGGAGGATTGGGCCGTGTTGAACAGGGAGTGGATGTACTTTTGATGAGGTATCCTGACCTGAAGGTAATACCAATAATTACAACCTGTTCTACAGAAGTTATAGGTGATGATATAGATGGTGCCATAACAAAATTGAATAAAGGACTTTTAAAGGAGAAATATGCCGGCAGGGAAGTCCATCTTGTTCCAATTCACACACCAAGTTTCAAAGGAAGCATGGTCAGCGGATATGATATAACGGTGGAAGCATTTGTAAAGGCATTTGCAAAGAAAGACAAACCTAATGGAAAGATAAATCTTATTACAGGATGGGTGAATCCAGGTGATGTAAAAGAATTAAAGCATATTTTAAAGGAAATGGATATAGATGCTACAGTCCTGTTTGAAATTGAAAAATTTGATGCACCGCTGCTGCCTAAAGAACATGCAGCTCCTCATGGAGAAACTACAATAGAGGATCTCACTGATACTGCAAATGCTGTAGGGACGATTGCCCTTAATAAATATGAAGGTGGAAAGGCTGCAGAATATCTTGAAAATGAATTTGACGTACCTGCTGTCATAGGACCAACTCCTATTGGAATACGCAATACTGACATATTTCTGAAAAGACTGAGCAAAATGACGGGAAAGCCAATTCCGAAGTCACTGGCCTATGAACGTGGAGTCGCAGTTGATGCATTGACAGACCTTACACATATGTTCTTTGCAGATAAAAAGGTTGCTATTTTCGGAAATCCCGATCTTGTAATTGGACTTGCAGAATTTTGTATAGATCTTGAAATGAAACCTGTACTGCTTCTTCTGGGGGATGATAATCAAGGTTATGTAAAAGATCCTCGTATAAAAGAACTTCAGGAAAAAGTCAGCTTTGACATGGAGGTAGTTTTAAATGCAGATCTATTCGAACTTGAAGATAGAATCAAGAAAGGACTTGAACTTGATCTTATAATGGGTCACTCAAAAGGCAGATTCGTGGCTATGGATAATAATATACCTATGGTACGAGTTGGATTCCCTGTTTTCGATAGAGCGGGATATTACAGACATCCGACAGTTGGATATAATGGCGCAATATGGCTGGCAGAAGAAATGGCAAACGTGATGTTCAATGATATGGAATATAAGCGTAATAAAGAGTGGCTGCTTGCCATGTGGTAAATATTATAAATATAATTTTATATTTTGCCAGGATCGGTAGGTTATCGATTCTGGCAAAATCATTAAAGGAGGGTTATTGACATGATAGGTAGCACAATACGTATAGAAATAGACCTGGAGTCGTTTGAAAAACATTATAAAGACGCAAAAGGATTTCACCGCAGAGCGGAACAGTTTCTAAATGAGGGCCAGAGCTCAAGTGTAATATTCAATGTAGCTTCTATTGCTCTTGAACGATATTTGATTGCGATATGTTATCTATATGGAGCACCCCCATGGAACAATACTTATGCTTCTCTTATGGATATTGTAGAAATAATTGTTGACTTTCCACAAGATTTAAATGATGAAATAAGATCTATAGGCAAGTTGTCTCAGCCATATCTTTGCTCTATGGAGCCATATCATGGAAAGTTTCCTGAAGCAGCTGATGCAGATAGAATTCTTTCAATATGTGATAAAGTGAGCAGAACATTTGATCAATCAAGGATTTCAGCAATTAGATCAACAAAAAAGAAGGGAAAATGATATGAAAATTCACTATTTACAGCATGTGCCTTTTGAGGGCCCAGCAAATATTGTAAACTGGGCATATAAAAGAGGACATAAACTTACTGGTACCCATTTCTACAATTATGAAACTGTCCCTGATATGAGTCAATTTGATTGTCTTATTATCATGGGTGGACCTATGAATATTTATGAAGAAAAAAAATATCCGTGGCTGAAATATGAGAAAAAATTTATTAAAGAGGCTATTGATAATCATAAGACTGTATTGGGTATATGTCTTGGTGCACAACTTATTACTGATGTTCTCGGTGGTAAAGTAACTAAAAATCCGGAAGGAGAAATTGGATGGCTGCCTGTCAATTTCAACATAAAAGGAATCAATTCATCTCTTTTTAAGAGTTTTCCTGAAATGTTGTATGTTTTCCAGTGGCATAATGATACGTTCAGTGCACTGGGAAATGGTGCCAGATGCATTGCATATAGTAAAGCCTGTAAAAATCAAGCTTTTATATATAGAGACAGAGTAATAGGTTTTCAGTTCCATATGGAAAGTACAAAAGACAGTATTTTTTCACTTATGGAGAATTGCAAGGATGAGATGAAAGAAGGCTCCTATGTACAGACTCCTCAAGAGATAGAAGCAAAAATGGACAATTTGAAGGCAGCGAATGAAATTATGAATGATTTTTTAGATAAGCTTGAATCCATTATTTTGAAAGGAGACAATTATATATGGAAAGAATAAGATATATCCAGAGAGTCTGTCATGACGAGGAAAAAATCCACAGATTTTTGGATGAACAAAAGGTTGGAATACTTGGTATGTGTGACAAAAACAGTCCCTATGCCATACCCGTAAATTATATATATTGGAATAAAAAAATTTATATACATGGTATGGGAAGCGGTAAAAAAAATAGTATACTTGAAGCAAATTCCAAAGTCTCCTTTACAATCTTTGAGGAATTTGGAACAGTGAAGGATCCTATACCCTGTAAATGTGATACTTCATATTTTAGTGTTGTTATTTTTGGAAAAGCTATTCTTGTAGAAGACCTTGATGAAAAGACAAAAGCTCTTACAAAATTTCTGGATAAATTTGTTCCGGGATTTTTTAATAGTCCCCTTTCTACAAAATTTGTGAATAAATATCGTTCGTCACTGGACAATATGGCCGTTACTGTATATTGCATTTATCCTGATGATCTAACTGCTAAAGAAAACCCGGCAAACAACATTTATTAATAGTTATGTTATTCATATACTGTTATTTTAAAGCATTATATTATATAATAATGTTATTAGTTTAACATAATAAAAATAATTTACAGAAAGGAATTTAATATGTATATAGATACAGCTCTCACTCCCCAGGAAGTAGCTGATATACTGAAAATTTCCAAAAGTACGGTATATGAATTAATAAAGCGAAAAGAAATAAATTCCTATAGAGTGGGCAAAAAAGTACGTGTGGATTTGAAAGATGTTGAGGCATATAAGAATAAAACTAAAAATACCGTCACTGATGCAGCAGTACCTGAACCTGTATCATATAATACGGAACCTCGAAATAAGGTGCCTTTTGAAAAGTATAGTTTTGTTATATGTGGGCAGGACCCTATTTTGGACATACTTTGCAGATATCTGTCCTGTTATAAAGATGGAATACGTGTACTGAGATCCTATGAAGGAAGCTATAATGGGATATATGCACTTTATTGTGATAAAGTACAGGTAGCAACAGCCCATATGTGGGATGAGAGGACAGGAGAATATAATGTGCCCTATATAGAAAAAATGCTTCCTGGTACTCCTGCAATAGTAATAAGACTTGCTGCAAGAATGGAAGGATTTTATGTAGCCACGGGTAATCCAAAAAATATAAAAGATTGGGAAGATCTTAAAAGATCAGACATTACATTGGTAAATAGGGAAAAGGGAAGTGGAACAAGAATACTTCTTGATGAGCATCTTCGCAGTATGGGAATCGATGGAAGCAAAATAGAGGGCTATTATAGAGAATGTGTTTCACATCTTGCGGTAGCAAGTGTAGTTGCCAGAGGTGGTGCGGATTTTGGAATTGGAAATGAAAAAGCATGTTCTCAGGTTAAAGGCATAGAGTTTATACCGATACAAGAAGAAAAATATGATATGATCGTGAAAAAAAGGGATTTAAATAAACCATCCATCAAAGCCATCATGAACATATTGGAATCTGAGCAATTTCAAATGGAAATCATGGGTATAGGCGGATATGATATTAGCGAGATGGGAAAAATTATAGCCGAAACATAATTAAAATAAAAGGGAATTAAGTATATATTTGTGTAAAAGTCAAATCTATGCTCATTCCCACCGTGATTAGACCATATTATCCAGTTTCATGTAAACGTATAAAAATATAATTATCTAAAATAATATCCCTTAAAACTTAACAGCTTTAAGGGATTCTTTGGAGGCGCCATCCAGATTTGAACTGGAGATAAAGGTTTTGCAGACCTCTGCCTTACCACTTGGCTATAGCGCCATATTGAATTGGAGCGGAAGACGAGATTCGAACTCGCGACGTTCACCTTGGCAAGGTGACGCTCTACCACTGAGCCACTCCCGCATATTAAACTACAACAATGGTGGCCAGACCAGGAATCGAACCAGGGACACGAGGATTTTCAGTCCTCTGCTCTACCGACTGAGCTATCTGGCCAACTTGACTTGACGACTCAGAAGGGACTACGATCCTCAACTTTCAGCGTGACAGGTTGATACACTCCAACTAACTGAGCCACCGAACACAACCTGGTGGGCACAACAGGGCTCGAACCTGTGACCCTCTGCTTGTAAGGCAGATGCTCTCCCAGCTGAGCTATGCGCCCTGATATATCACGCACTATGCCGTCGCAACAATTAATATTATATATGCTGGATTTTATATTGTCAATACTTTATTTTTAAACTTTATCGTAATTTCTATAATTATCTATTAGTTGCAGATTTTAATATTTGGCCAATTTGTTCATGAGTAAATTTATAACTTTTGTTGCAGAAGTTACAGTTAAGTTCTTCTGTTTTACCGTCATCGTATATTTCTTTAAGATCCTTGGCCCCTATGCTTATTAGAGCTCTTTCGACCTTTTCCCTGGAGCAGTTGCATTTGTACACTGGATGGATTTCGTCAAGAATTTTTAAATCAGCTCCTTTAAAAATAGTTTTTACAATACCACCGGCATCCATACCGCTTACGATCATATCGGTTACAGAGGATATGTTTTTTATTCTGTCCATTACAAAATTTACTGTA
Proteins encoded in this region:
- a CDS encoding pyridoxamine 5'-phosphate oxidase family protein, which codes for MERIRYIQRVCHDEEKIHRFLDEQKVGILGMCDKNSPYAIPVNYIYWNKKIYIHGMGSGKKNSILEANSKVSFTIFEEFGTVKDPIPCKCDTSYFSVVIFGKAILVEDLDEKTKALTKFLDKFVPGFFNSPLSTKFVNKYRSSLDNMAVTVYCIYPDDLTAKENPANNIY
- the anfK gene encoding Fe-only nitrogenase subunit beta, which codes for MSCSVKQKEREGIINPIFTCQPAGAQYASIGIKDCIGLVHGGQGCCMFVRLIFSQHFKESFELASSSLHEDAAIFGGLGRVEQGVDVLLMRYPDLKVIPIITTCSTEVIGDDIDGAITKLNKGLLKEKYAGREVHLVPIHTPSFKGSMVSGYDITVEAFVKAFAKKDKPNGKINLITGWVNPGDVKELKHILKEMDIDATVLFEIEKFDAPLLPKEHAAPHGETTIEDLTDTANAVGTIALNKYEGGKAAEYLENEFDVPAVIGPTPIGIRNTDIFLKRLSKMTGKPIPKSLAYERGVAVDALTDLTHMFFADKKVAIFGNPDLVIGLAEFCIDLEMKPVLLLLGDDNQGYVKDPRIKELQEKVSFDMEVVLNADLFELEDRIKKGLELDLIMGHSKGRFVAMDNNIPMVRVGFPVFDRAGYYRHPTVGYNGAIWLAEEMANVMFNDMEYKRNKEWLLAMW
- a CDS encoding helix-turn-helix transcriptional regulator; the protein is MYIDTALTPQEVADILKISKSTVYELIKRKEINSYRVGKKVRVDLKDVEAYKNKTKNTVTDAAVPEPVSYNTEPRNKVPFEKYSFVICGQDPILDILCRYLSCYKDGIRVLRSYEGSYNGIYALYCDKVQVATAHMWDERTGEYNVPYIEKMLPGTPAIVIRLAARMEGFYVATGNPKNIKDWEDLKRSDITLVNREKGSGTRILLDEHLRSMGIDGSKIEGYYRECVSHLAVASVVARGGADFGIGNEKACSQVKGIEFIPIQEEKYDMIVKKRDLNKPSIKAIMNILESEQFQMEIMGIGGYDISEMGKIIAET
- a CDS encoding type 1 glutamine amidotransferase translates to MKIHYLQHVPFEGPANIVNWAYKRGHKLTGTHFYNYETVPDMSQFDCLIIMGGPMNIYEEKKYPWLKYEKKFIKEAIDNHKTVLGICLGAQLITDVLGGKVTKNPEGEIGWLPVNFNIKGINSSLFKSFPEMLYVFQWHNDTFSALGNGARCIAYSKACKNQAFIYRDRVIGFQFHMESTKDSIFSLMENCKDEMKEGSYVQTPQEIEAKMDNLKAANEIMNDFLDKLESIILKGDNYIWKE